In one window of Brassica rapa cultivar Chiifu-401-42 chromosome A07, CAAS_Brap_v3.01, whole genome shotgun sequence DNA:
- the LOC103830578 gene encoding ACT domain-containing protein ACR3, with protein MAKVYWPYFDPEYENLSSRINPPSVSIDNTSCKECTLVKVDSMNKPGILLEVVQVLTDLDLTITKAYISSDGGWFMDVFHVTDQQGNKVTDSKTIDYIEKVLGPKGHAASSQNTWPGKRVGVHSLGDHTSIEIIARDRPGLLSEISAVLADLHFNVVAAEAWTHNRRIACVLYVNDNETSRAVDDPERLSAMEEQLNLVIRGSEEEDEKVARTSLSIGSTHVDRRLHQMLFADRDYDAVSKVDGSGLEPKITVEHCEEKGYSVISVSCEDRAKLMFDIVCTLTDMQYIVFHATITSSGPHASQEYFIRHKDGCTLDSEGEKERVIKCLEAAIHRRVSEGWSLELCAKDRVGLLSEVTRILREHGLSVTRAGVTTVGEQAVNVFYVRDASGNPVDVKTIEALRGEIGHSMMINVKNKVPSRRWKQEGQAGTGGGWAKTSFFFGNLLEKFLP; from the exons ATGGCTAAAGTTTACTGGCCCTACTTTGATCCTGAATATGAGAACTTGAGCTCCAGAATAAATCCTCCAAG tgTGTCTATAGACAACACTAGCTGCAAAGAATGCACTCTTGTCAAG GTTGACAGTATGAACAAACCTGGTATACTACTTGAAGTTGTGCAAGTTCTAACCGATCTTGATCTCACTATCACCAAAGCATACATCTCTTCTGATGGTGGATGGTTCATGGACG TTTTCCATGTCACTGATCAACAAGGAAACAAGGTTACTGATAGCAAAACAATTGACTACATCGAGAAG GTGTTAGGACCAAAGGGTCATGCTGCGTCTTCACAAAACACTTGGCCAGGTAAAAGAGTCGGTGTCCACTCACTAGGCGACCACACATCGATAGAGATCATTGCTCGTGACCGTCCTGGTCTCTTGTCTGAGATCTCAGCTGTACTAGCAGACCTACACTTCAATGTAGTGGCAGCTGAAGCATGGACTCATAACCGTAGAATCGCTTGTGTTCTCTATGTGAATGATAACGAGACCTCTAGAGCCGTTGATGATCCAGAAAGATTGTCTGCAATGGAAGAGCAGCTCAACCTTGTGATACGCGggtctgaagaagaagatgagaaagtTGCTCGGACGAGTCTCTCCATTGGGTCCACTCATGTTGACCGTAGGCTTCATCAGATGCTTTTCGCTGATAGAGACTATGATGCAGTGAGTAAGGTTGATGGTTCTGGACTCGAGCCTAAGATCACTGTTGAGCATTGTGAAGAGAAAGGTTACTCTGTGATAAGCGTGAGCTGTGAGGATAGAGCTAAGCTGATGTTCGACATTGTATGCACGCTTACTGATATGCAGTACATTGTGTTTCACGCCACGATTACATCGAGCGGTCCTCATGCCTCTCAGGAGTATTTCATCAGACACAAAGATGGTTGCACTCTTGACTCTgaaggagagaaagagagagttatCAAATGCCTAGAAGCTGCAATACATAGAAGAGTCAGCGAG GGCTGGAGTTTGGAGCTATGTGCAAAGGACAGAGTTGGACTTTTGTCGGAAGTGACTAGGATTCTGAGAGAGCACGGCCTCTCAGTGACGAGAGCTGGTGTGACAACAGTAGGAGAACAAGCGGTTAACGTTTTCTATGTGAGAGATGCTTCAGGGAATCCAGTGGACGTGAAGACAATAGAGGCATTACGTGGAGAGATAGGACACAGTATGATGATTAACGTGAAGAATAAGGTACCAAGCAGGAGATGGAAACAAGAAGGGCAAGCTGGAACAGGAGGAGGGTGGGCCAAAACCAGTTTCTTCTTTGGGAATTTGCTGGAGAAGTTCTTGCCTTGA
- the LOC103830576 gene encoding F-box protein SKP2B, with protein MVSQEGPATLDRCFEKMKMEGVVISEWKDIPVELLMKILNLVDDRTVIIASGVCSGWRDAISFGLTRLSLSWCKKNLNSLVLSLAPKLVKLQTLVLRQDNPQLEDNAVEAIANHCHELQDLDLSKSLKLTDHSLYSVARGCTNLTKLNLSGCTSFSDTALAYLTRFCKKLRVLNLCGCVEAVSDNALQAIGENCNEMQSLNLGWCENISDDGVMSLAYGCPDLRTLDLCGCVLITDESVVALANKCVHLRSLGLYYCRNITDRAMYSLAQSGVKNKHEMWRSVKKGKFDEEGLRSLNISQCTYLTPSAVQAVCDTFPALHTCSGRHSLVMSGCLNLTSVHCACILQAHRTHTAYPHPAH; from the exons ATGGTGAGTCAAGAAGGGCCAGCAACACTTGACCGATGCTTTGAAAAGATGAAGATGGAAGGAGTCGTGATCAGCGAGTGGAAAGATATCCCTGTGGAGCTTCTCATGAAGATCCTTAACCTTGTTGATGATCGGACGGTCATCATTGCTTCTGGTGTTTGCAGTGGCTGGAGAGATGCTATTTCCTTTGGTCTCACTCGTCTCTCCCTCTCTTG gtGCAAGAAGAACCTGAACAGTTTGGTTCTGTCTCTTGCTCCAAAACTCGTCAAGCTTCAGACATTAGTATTGAGACAGGACAACCCTCAGCTTGAGGACAACGCAGTGGAAGCAATAGCGAATCACTGTCACGAGCTACAAGATCTTGACCTAAGCAAAAGCTTGAAACTCACTGACCATTCTCTCTATTCTGTGGCTCGCGGTTGCACAAACCTCACTAAGCTAAACCTTAGCGGCTGCACTTCCTTCAGCGACACTGCTTTAGCCTATTTGACAAGGTTTTGCAAGAAGCTCAGAGTTCTGAATCTTTGTGGTTGTGTTGAAGCTGTTTCTGACAATGCATTGCAG GCTATTGGGGAAAACTGCAATGAGATGCAGTCACTAAACTTGGGATGGTGTGAGAATATAAGTGATGATGGAGTCATGAGCCTAGCTTATGGCTGTCCTGATCTAAGAACCCTTGATCTTTGCGGCTGTGTTCTAATTACAG ATGAGAGTGTGGTGGCTTTGGCAAATAAGTGTGTACACTTGAGGTCATTGGGGCTATACTACTGCAGGAACATAACGGACAGAGCCATGTACTCGCTGGCTCAGAGTGGAGTGAAAAACAAGCACGAGATGTGGCGGTCGGTTAAGAAAGGCAAGTTCGATGAAGAAGGACTAAGAAGCCTCAACATTAGCCAATGCACTTACCTTACACCTTCAGCGGTTCAAGCTGTCTGTGATACATTCCCTGCGCTCCACACTTGCTCAGGCAGGCATTCTCTGGTTATGAGTGGTTGTCTGAATCTAACATCAGTTCACTGTGCCTGTATCCTCCAGGCTCACCGCACCCACACCGCTTACCCTCACCCGGCTCATTAA
- the LOC103853603 gene encoding uncharacterized protein LOC103853603: MQNPHCTIICFDYGGYYIKDGVEMKWISGDGEGEDEIHTIVLKKSVDEITRSVLVERICRKIKVDDYKMEAKISYFPMVMYSNKPSYIWEDEDVFCYLMQVNQENCRSVLHVEFNKRDDDTDFYGNLSDREATERGATDREATDREATERGATDREATDTEAIDTEAIETEGGDEEGTEKDATDNEGTGGVLTLYEDIEMHENATEREAGPSVEVTPVVYKEWDDGMDLVLDQEFRTKEEAQTHIQAASHVKCFEYEVIKSDTKRYVIKCRGAKEGCKWFVRVAKLTNSDLWSVRSYIKQHRCSVVTTRTLPNRRRGTQQIVASILAQDYPGSFDTPRPKALIDLVHQRVAVEVSYTTAYRGRRLAANKVRGTPEESYSLLYCYMHMLEQVNPDTITRVVVDEDKKFKYLFWALGASIEGFRAMRKVLVVDATHLKTVYGGVLFVATAQDPNHHHYPIAFGVADGEKYESWLWFMEQLKSVISDLSGLVFLSDRNKGLIKAVHQVFPQATHGYCIWHLSQNVKGYVRNNRETCAFKFMECAHAYTEAEFLVLYDAFGRKYPRAAEYLDKSCEQKKWARCYFEGVRYNVDTTNSAESFNGVIKDARKFTLLPMFDFIIGKIAEWFNKHRKEAAEMPPALKLVPIVEEEMTKRCVDAGFLRIDELNSFHLEYSVHGSDGKRYTVDMAMNTCTCGQFDKDKYPCVHAVAAATFMTDKAGKELHLSEYCSKYYLVEQWALAYHRTIYHVPHMSDWVIPEEIRAKKVLPPEFEVKKGKPQQTRKPSAGEARGRGKRGRGSGRGGATSTDTGRARGRGRGMAAYFECGSGSGSGV, translated from the coding sequence ATGCAAAATCCGCATTGTACaatcatttgttttgattatggaGGATATTATATTAAAGATGGGGTTGAAATGAAATGGATTTCGGGAGATGGTGAAGGGGAAGATGAAATTCACACTATTGTGTTGAAGAAATCAGTGGATGAGATCACACGCTCTGTTTTGGTTGAGCGTATTTGCAGAAAGATAAAGGTAGACGACTATAAGATGGAAGCGAAGATTAGTTACTTTCCAATGGTAATGTATTCGAACAAGCCATCATATATCTGGGAAGATGAAGACGTTTTTTGTTATCTAATGCAAGTAAATCAAGAGAATTGTAGAAGTGTTCTACATGTGGAGTTCAACAAAAGGGATGATGACACTGATTTCTATGGCAATCTATCGGATAGAGAGGCTACTGAAAGAGGGGCTACTGATAGAGAGGCCACTGATAGAGAGGCTACTGAAAGAGGGGCTACTGATAGAGAGGCTACTGATACAGAAGCTATTGATACAGAGGCTATTGAGACAGAGGGTGGTGATGAAGAAGGTACTGAGAAGGATGCAACTGATAATGAAGGTACTGGTGGTGTGCTTACACTTTACGAAGACATTGAGATGCATGAGAATGCCACCGAAAGAGAAGCAGGACCCTCAGTTGAAGTCACACCAGTTGTCTATAAGGAGTGGGATGATGGTATGGATTTGGTTTTAGATCAAGAATTTAGAACCAAGGAGGAAGCGCAAACTCATATTCAGGCGGCGTCACATGTGAAGTGTTTTGAGTATGAGGTAATTAAGTCGGATACTAAGAGATATGTGATAAAATGCCGAGGAGCCAAAGAAGGCTGCAAGTGGTTTGTGCGTGTTGCAAAGTTAACGAATTCAGATCTTTGGTCAGTTAGAAGTTACATCAAGCAGCATAGATGTTCTGTTGTTACCACAAGAACACTGCCTAATAGAAGGAGAGGCACACAACAAATCGTTGCATCTATCCTGGCCCAAGATTATCCTGGAAGTTTTGACACACCACGCCCCAAGGCTCTGATCGATTTGGTTCATCAGAGAGTTGCTGTGGAAGTATCATACACAACGGCAtatagaggaagaagactagctGCTAATAAAGTGCGCGGAACTCCTGAAGagagttattctttattatattgttatatGCACATGCTGGAGCAGGTGAATCCTGACACAATAACTCGTGTGGTTGTGGATGAGGACAAAAAATTTAAGTATCTGTTTTGGGCTTTGGGAGCTAGCATAGAAGGATTCCGCGCGATGAGAAAAGTCCTTGTTGTGGATGCAACACACCTGAAGACTGTTTATGGTGGAGTGTTATTTGTTGCGACTGCTCAGGATCCTAATCATCACCACTACCCAATTGCGTTTGGTGTTGCTGATGGTGAGAAATATGAGAGTTGGCTATGGTTTATGGAACAGTTGAAATCAGTGATATCGGATCTCTCTGGATTGGTGTTTCTTTCGGACAGAAACAAAGGCTTGATCAAGGCAGTACATCAAGTGTTCCCTCAGGCCACTCATGGTTATTGTATATGGCATCTGTCTCAAAATGTTAAAGGCTACGTCCGTAACAACAGAGAAACATGTGCATTTAAGTTTATGGAGTGCGCACACGCTTATACAGAGGCGGAGTTCTTGGTCCTTTATGACGCTTTTGGCAGGAAATATCCGCGTGCAGCGGAGTATCTTGACAAAAGTTGTGAACAAAAGAAATGGGCTAGATGTTACTTTGAAGGAGTTAGGTACAATGTTGACACCACCAATTCAGCAGAATCTTTTAACGGTGTTATTAAGGACGCAAGAAAGTTCACCTTACTTCCAATGTTTGATTTTATCATTGGAAAAATTGCTGAATGGTTTAACAAGCACAGGAAAGAGGCAGCTGAAATGCCACCCGCATTGAAGCTTGTGCCTATAGTGGAGGAGGAAATGACTAAAAGATGTGTTGATGCAGGGTTTCTTCGGATTGATGAGTTAAACAGCTTCCATCTCGAGTACAGTGTGCATGGTAGTGACGGGAAGCGTTATACTGTGGACATGGCTATGAACACGTGCACCTGTGGGCAATTTGATAAAGACAAATATCCATGTGTTCATGCAGTAGCTGCTGCCACATTCATGACTGATAAAGCGGGAAAGGAACTCCATCTATCTGAGTATTGTTCTAAGTACTATTTGGTAGAGCAATGGGCTTTGGCTTATCACAGGACAATATATCATGTTCCTCATATGTCTGATTGGGTTATACCAGAAGAAATTAGAGCAAAGAAAGTACTTCCTCCagaatttgaagtcaagaaagGAAAACCACAACAAACAAGGAAACCATCAGCAGGAGAAGCTCGTGGAAGAGGAAAAAGAGGCAGAGGGAGTGGAAGAGGGGGAGCCACAAGCACAGACACAGGCAGAgccagaggaagaggaagaggtaTGGCAGCGTATTTTGAATGTGGAAGTGGTTCAGGTTCAGGTGTTTGA
- the LOC103853601 gene encoding uncharacterized protein At3g43530 produces MAGNRGGKKKTTKKSGKSTTAPVAEEHVEELSDGNNSDDMCDPPSEGMKGLKRKRLFTGGGVSSRTRARKAVSNRNEPVREESNPVRGTTVVSLSLDTESEGMSAVSSKERQPPQPLEMYFKNTQYLKTCKIQTKCRVKNTVDVIKELKEEVGWFTSHPQFCHFFHMPDEEFLKLQGMWMLLLHTIRIEGEDAAWFGVNGVPIRYSMREHALISGLDCHEYPSGHLKLGGTKFMDYYFGDKKKITIVDVKQKLQSMGTACNDRLKMAVLFFLGRIIRGTTKDSAALDPFILRIVDDLDVCRTFPWGRLTFHDAIKEIKHVMELLKGEVHHATGFNGFIIPLEVLAFECIPKLGKKFRISSDGASGDCPRMCKSRFTKSSMKGYPLEDIYAAFGNTKVINSVLVPTVDEETLLARIIDLEPEYQREGSTSDRWNYWLNVKQKKIWWKELFESDVAARKFTKTKDKEKVTIVEGSSSNSSLESMLKGVEERIVKAMEEGFSEINLTVETKLEAMNLRMGKLEKNQRILKKKTKKIEDKLTSIESKGNEDEEYRQWNDFDYGRDHGKDREMAEAEKAETGKKISEKGEEDEENSGKDEEDEKNSEKGEEEKDQEPEKDKENSDSVEKGEEYVEESDEENSLLRLHERVRVQAEEFWRTVDDESEAEKETEKEAEKEAEEEGEKEGEEEAEKEVQEEKESEEEGEKEAEKEAEKEVQEEKEAEKEVQEEKEDEKEAEKESEKEVQEEKEAEKEESKGTPTSTEVIVITPRGRTKAAAARKAISISPEIIVVTGIAELAEKEVEVEATQTEQEAIQTEIVEKEAEVTEKDAELAEKEDQDVDEEEEKAEESDKNPDVDQDVEEEEEKAEESDSYPDVDQDVEEEEEKTEESEDNPVESPSEKHAELAEKSVESDVDLDVEEVEKKAEEIEDNLVESPAKKQTELAEKSVEVELKTMRKPRVKVIAVPYGIPRAERLAKMRAEAEKKKARAEKKKAKADGAPKKKGRPKKTEATLKPCTPLPEKRKSEPSRWVQSPFTEGKTDELEVPKKKLKTKT; encoded by the exons ATGGCAGGTAACCgtggaggaaaaaaaaagactacaAAGAAAAGTGGAAAATCCACAACAGCTCCTGTTGCTGAAGAGCATGTGGAAGAGCTATCAGATGGAAACAATAGTGATGATATGTGCGACCCCCCCTCTGAG gGAATGAAGGGCTTAAAAAGAAAGCGTCTATTTACTGGAGGTGGAGTCTCCAGTAGAACTAGAGCTAGAAAAGCGGTATCAAATAGGAATGAGCCGGTTAGAGAAGAGAGTAATCCAGTGAGAGGAACGACTGTAGTTTCGCTCTCACTTGATACCGAAAGTGAAGGCATGTCTGCTGTTTCCTCCAAG GAAAGACAACCACCACAGCCCCTTGAAATGTACTTCAAAAACACACAGTATCTGAAGACTTGCAAGATTCAGACCAAGTGCCGTGTGAAGAACACAGTTGATGTGATTAAGGAACTTAAGGAGGAGGTCGGCTGGTTCACGAGCCATCCTCAGTTTTGTCATTTCTTCCACATGCCTGATGAAGAATTCCTGAAGCTCCAAGGAATGTGGATGTTACTGCTGCACACCATTCGTATTGAAGGAGAAGATGCTGCATGGTTTGGGGTGAATGGTGTGCCCATCCGCTACTCTATGAGGGAGCATGCCCTCATCTCTGGCTTGGACTGTCACGAGTATCCGAGTGGACATTTGAAGCTCGGAGGTACTAAGTTTATGGATTATTACTTCGGTGATAAGAAGAAGATCACCATAGTAGATGTGAAGCAGAAGCTGCAATCTATGGGGACAGCATGTAATGATAGATTGAAGATGGCTGTCTTGTTCTTCCTTGGTCGGATTATCAGAGGAACGACGAAGGATTCTGCAGCATTAGACCCGTTCATCTTAAGGATAGTGGACGATTTGGATGTTTGCAGAACATTTCCTTGGGGTCGTCTAACATTTCATGATGCAATAAAGGAGATTAAGCATGTAATGGAGCTTCTGAAGGGTGAAGTGCACCATGCAACCGGCTTTAATGGATTCATAATTCCATTAGAG GTTTTGGCTTTTGAGTGTATTCCTAAGCTGggaaaaaaatttcgaatctctTCAGACGGCGCCAGTGGAGATTGTCCTAGGATGTGCAAAAGTCGGTTTACAAAGAGTAGCATGAAGGGCTATCCTTTGGAAGATATATATGCTGCTTTTGGAAACACAAAG GTTATTAACAGTGTGTTGGTTCCAACGGTGGATGAGGAAACTTTGCTGGCTCGTATCATTGATCTAGAGCCAGAGTATCAGCGTGAGGGTAGCACAAGTGATAGGTGGAACTACTGGCTAAATGTGAAGCAGAAGAAGATTTGGTGGAAAGAACTTTTTGAGTCAGATGTTGCTGCACGAAAGTTTACAAAGACGAAAGACAAAGAAAAGGTGACGATTGTAGAAGGTTCATCTTCTAATTCTAGTTTGGAGTCGATGTTGAAAGGTGTGGAAGAGAGGATTGTGAAGGCTATGGAAGAAGGATTTTCTGAAATTAATTTAACCGTAGAGACAAAGCTGGAGGCTATGAACTTGAGGATGGGTAAACTTGAGAAGAACCAGCgaattttgaagaaaaagacTAAGAAAATAGAAGACAAGTTGACTTCTATTGAAAGCAAGGGAAATGAGGATGAGGAATATAGACAGTGGAATGATTTTGATTATGGTAGAGATCATGGGAAGGATAGAGAGATGGCTGAGGCAGAGAAGGCTGAGACAGGGAAGAAAATCAGTGAGAAGGGTGAGGAAGATGAGGAAAACAGTGGGAAAGATGAGGAAGACGAGAAAAACAGTGAGAAGGGTGAAGAAGAGAAAGACCAAGAACCtgaaaaagacaaagaaaacaGTGACTCTGTTGAGAAAGGCGAAGAATACGTGGAGGAATCAGATGAAGAAAATTCTCTGTTAAGGCTTCATGAAAGAGTGAGAGTACAAGCGGAAGAATTTTGGAGGACAGTTGATGATGAATCTGAGGCTGAGAAAGAGACTGAGAAAGAGGCTGAGAAAGAAGCTGAGGAAGAGGGTGAGAAAGAGGGTGAGGAAGAGGCTGAGAAAGAGGttcaagaagagaaagagagtgaggaagagggtgagaaagaggctgagaaagaggctgagaaagaggttcaagaagagaaagaggctgagaaagaggttcaagaagagaaagaggatGAGAAAGAGGCTGAGAAAGAGTCTGAGAAAGAGGttcaagaagagaaagaggcTGAGAAAGAAGAATCCAAGGGAACTCCTACCTCTACCGAAGTAATAGTCATTACACCACGTGGTAGAACTAAGGCAGCAGCTGCGAGGAAAGCAATCTCTATATCACCAGAGATTATTGTGGTAACAGGGATTGCTGAGCTAGCTGAGAAAGAGGTTGAGGTAGAAGCTACTCAGACAGAGCAAGAAGCTATTCAGACTGAGATTGTTGAGAAAGAGGCTGAGGTTACTGAGAAAGATGCTGAGTTAGCTGAAAAAGAGGATCAAGATGTGGATGAAGAGGAGGAAAAAGCAGAGGAAAGTGACAAGAATCCTGATGTCGATCAAGAtgtggaggaagaggaggaaaaaGCAGAGGAAAGTGACTCTTATCCTGATGTCGATCAAGAtgtggaggaagaggaggaaaaaACAGAGGAAAGTGAAGATAATCCTGTGGAGAGTCCCTCTGAGAAACATGCTGAGCTAGCTGAGAAGTCAGTTGAATCTGATGTCGATCTTGATGTGGAGGAAGTGGAGAAAAAAGCTGAGGAAATTGAAGATAATCTTGTGGAGAGTCCCGCTAAGAAACAGACTGAGCTAGCTGAGAAGTCAGTTGAGGTAGAATTAAAGACTATGCGCAAGCCTAGGGTCAAGGTCATAGCAGTGCCGTATGGCATTCCCAGAGCTGAGAGACTAGCAAAAATGAGAGCTGAAGCTGAAAAAAAGAAAGCTAGAGCTGAAAAAAAGAAAGCTAAAGCTGATGGTGCACCTAAGAAGAAAGGCAGGCCGAAGAAGACTGAGGCTACATTGAAGCCATGTACGCCGCTGCCGGAGAAGAGAAAAAGTGAACCATCACGGTGGGTGCAGTCTCCTTTCACTGAGGGAAAGACTGATGAGCTAGAAGTGCCAAAGAAGAAGCTTAAAACAAAAACCTAA
- the LOC103830575 gene encoding putative DEAD-box ATP-dependent RNA helicase 29: protein MVEGKGFLVSSVTELHRKEKQKKKGKSGGFESLNLGPNVYNAIKKKGYKVPTPIQRKTMPLILSGVDVVAMARTGSGKTAAFLIPMLEKLKQHVPQGGVRALILSPTRDLAEQTLKFAKELGKFTDLRVTLLVGGDSMQDQFEELTKSPDVIIATPGRLMHLLEEVDDMSLRTVEYVVFDEADSLFGMGFAEQLHQILAKLGENRQTLLFSATLPSALAEFAKAGLREPQLVRLDVENKISPDLKLSFLTLRPEEKYAALIYLVREHISSNEQTIIFVSTKHHVEFVNSLFKLENIVPSVCYGDMDQDARKIHVSRFRARKTMLLIVTDIAARGIDIPLLDNVINWDFPPRPKIFVHRVGRAARAGRTGSAISFVTPEDIPYLLDLHLFLSKPIRPAPTEDEVLKNMEEVMNRTSEAIESGVTVYGRFPQKTIDLIFNKIQEMIDSSAELDSLERTSRKAFRLYTTTKPAPSKESIRRAKALPREGLHPMFKSIIEGGELEAMAFFQKIKNFRPKQTILEAEGENAKARNVKGLQWVDVMKRKREVHEEIINKRHEQSQKTSSNNHLEMEDDEPITTSIEDKIAGSKVSGKKRTAQQTFKDEEFYISSIPVNHHSEAGLSVRGNEGFGSNRLDAAVLDLVADDGQGMKQQKTNYHWDKKSKKFIKLNNGDRVTASGKIKTESGAKVRANKAGAIYKKWKDSTHKKAFSREDGDGDDTPSMSGRGGRRGKRWSASVPNAHVRSEIKDLEQVRKERQEKANKMSYLHSKRGGGRGGARGGRGGGRGSGRDFDGGSGRDFAGRSSRGGRGGGSSRGGRGGGFGGGRGGGSGGGRGGSSRGGKRGGGGGGKRGRGR from the exons ATGGTTGAAGGAAAAGGTTTCCTGGTGAGCTCGGTCACTGAGCTTCACCGCAAagagaagcagaagaagaaaggCAAATCTGGAGGATTCGAGTCTCTAAACCTCGGTCCCAATGTCTACAACGCAATCAAGAAGAAAGGGTACAAAGTTCCCACGCCTATCCAGCGGAAGACGATGCCTTTGATCCTCTCCGGCGTCGACGTCGTCGCCATGGCGAGAACGGGTTCCGGAAAAACCGCAGCTTTTCTCATCCCTATGCTTGAGAAGCTCAAACAGCATGTTCCTCAGGGTGGTGTTAGAGCGCTTATTTTGTCGCCTACTCGTGACTTGGCTGAGCAGACTCTCAAGTTCGCTAAGGAGCTCGGGAAGTTTACAG ATCTTCGAGTTACCTTACTAGTCGGTGGTGATAGCATGCAAGATCAGTTCGAAGAGCTAACAAAGAGCCCCGACGTGATCATCGCAACCCCCGGGAGACTCATGCATCTCCTAGAAGAGGTAGACGACATGTCACTAAGAACAGTCGAGTACGTCGTCTTCGACGAAGCAGACAGTCTCTTCGGCATGGGTTTCGCCGAGCAGCTCCACCAGATCCTAGCCAAGCTAGGCGAAAACAGACAGACTCTCCTCTTCAGCGCCACCTTACCAAGCGCGCTCGCAGAGTTCGCAAAGGCCGGTCTGCGCGAGCCTCAGCTAGTTCGGTTAGACGTGGAGAACAAGATAAGCCCCGACTTGAAGCTCTCGTTTCTAACCTTAAGACCCGAAGAGAAGTACGCTGCGTTGATATACTTGGTGAGAGAGCATATAAGCTCTAACGAACAGACGATCATATTTGTTTCAACAAAGCACCACGTGGAGTTTGTGAACTCGCTGTTTAAGCTCGAGAACATCGTTCCCTCTGTGTGCTACGGAGACATGGACCAAGACGCGCGGAAGATCCACGTGTCGAGGTTCAGAGCGAGGAAGACTATGTTGCTGATCGTCACAGATATCGCTGCTAGAGGTATTGACATACCGTTGCTTGATAATGTTATCAACTGGGACTTCCCTCCTAGGCCTAAGATCTTTGTCCATAGAGTTGGGAGAGCCGCTAGAGCTGGCCGTACCGGCTCTGCGATATCCTTCGTCACGCCTGAGGATATACCGTATCTGTTGGATCTTCATCTGTTCCTGTCCAAACCCATCAGGCCCGCGCCTACCGAGGACGAGGTGCTGAAGAACATGGAGGAAGTGATGAACAGGACCAGCGAGGCGATTGAGAGTGGTGTCACTGTGTACGGTCGTTTCCCGCAGAAGACGATTGATCTTATCTTTAACAAGATCCAGGAGATGATTGATTCCTCTGCGGAGTTGGATTCTCTTGAGAGAACATCCAGAAAGGCTTTTCGTTTGTATACGACGACAAAACCAGCTCCATCAAAAGAGTCCATTAGGAGAGCAAAGGCCTTACCTAGAGAAGGGTTGCATCCAATGTTTAAAAGTATAATTGAAGGTGGTGAGTTAGAGGCAATGGCGTTTTTTCAGAAGATTAAAAACTTCAG ACCCAAGCAGACCATACTTGAAGCAGAAGGTGAAAATGCCAAAGCTAGAAATGTGAAG GGTTTGCAATGGGTTGATGTGATGAAGAGGAAAAGGGAAGTTCATGAGGAGATCATTAATAAGAGACATGAGCAGAGTCAGAAGACTTCTTCCAATAATCATTTAGAAATG GAAGATGATGAACCTATTACCACTTCTATTGAGGACAAGATAGCTGGAAGCAAAG TAAGCGGTAAGAAAAGAACGGCGCAACAAACTTTCAAGGACGAAGAGTTCTATATCAGCTCCATACCTGTTAACCAC CACTCAGAGGCAGGACTATCTGTGAGGGGTAACGAAGGGTTTGGATCAAATAG ATTGGACGCTGCTGTGCTAGATCTAGTGGCAGATGATGGCCAGGGAATGAAGCAGCAGAAAACTAATTATCACTGGGACAAG AAAAGTAAGAAGTTCATCAAGTTGAACAATGGAGATCGTGTAACAGCCAGTGGCAAG ATAAAGACAGAGAGTGGAGCCAAGGTGAGGGCAAACAAAGCAGGTGCAATATACAAGAAATGGAAAGATAGCACGCACAAGAAAGCGTTCAGCCGAGAGGATGGTGATGGAGACGACACACCAAGCATGTCAGGTAGAGGTGGGCGACGCGGGAAGAGATGGTCAGCATCAGTGCCTAACGCACATGTGCGTTCAGAGATCAAAGATCTGGAGCAGGTGCGCAAGGAGAGGCAGGAGAAAGCTAACAAAATGTCTTATCTGCATAGCAAGAGAGGTGGTGGCAGAGGAGGGGCCAGGGGAGGTCGTGGTGGAGGAAGGGGAAGCGGGAGAGACTTTGATGGTGGAAGCGGGAGGGACTTTGCCGGTAGAAGCAGTAGAGGGGGAAGAGGTGGCGGAAGCAGTAGAGGAGGAAGAGGTGGTGGATTTGGCGGCGGAAGAGGTGGTGGGTCTGGCGGTGGCCGCGGTGGTAGTAGCAGAGGTGGTAAaagaggaggtggtggtggagggAAACGTGGGAGAGGGAGATAG